Proteins encoded by one window of Vitis vinifera cultivar Pinot Noir 40024 chromosome 10, ASM3070453v1:
- the LOC109123293 gene encoding uncharacterized protein LOC109123293, whose protein sequence is MSCDGAGMSFSERIPEKIFNVVVKVLKRALKTQRFLLLRAGIKVYVIKASGFEEDRNAALQNLATLTGKFITEEFGLNLEKASITVIQIDEAALREVLPFRKSEHAFYLDWAVHSFRITNCGVQDITQIRTRMCCSNFNDIIHSIIDMDVDVITIENFRSDKKLRSLFRERVKYGAGPDYGRISLESSLAVHRFPWENIRGRISYCMNDNFHSKVLKTVKNFHLKELTACDSSESIFKSVMSGVQAIIAYKPFANKESSPEDAQVIYVDVFFMQ, encoded by the exons ATGAGCTGTGATGGTGCAGGAATGTCTTTCTCAGAAAGAATTCCCGAGAAGATATTCAATGTTGTTGTGAAAGTGCTAAAAAGGGCCTTAAAGACTCAGAGGTTTTTACTG CTTCGTGCTGGAATCAAGGTCTATGTCATCAAAGCATCTGGGTTTGAAGAAGATAGGAATGCCGCTTTGCAGAACCTGGCAACTCTCACGGGGAAGTTTATAACGGAAGAGTTTGGTTTGAATCTTGAGAAGGCTAGCATTACCGTCATCCAAATTGATGAGGCTGCTTTGAGAGAGGTCTTGCCTTTCAGGAAGTCCGAGCACGCTTTCTACTTGGACTGGGCTGTCCACTCTTTCAGGATCACCAACTGTGGTGTTCAAGACATTACCCAGATCCGCACCCGCATGTGCTGCTCTAACTTCAATGACATTATCCACTCTATCATTGACATGGACGTTGATGTGATCACAATTGAGAATTTCCGATCTGATAAGAAGCTCCGTTCATTGTTCCGTGAGAGAGTGAAGTATGGTGCTGGACCTGATTATGGGCGCATCTCACTCGAGTCTTCATTGGCAGTTCATCGTTTTCCATGGGAGAACATCCGAGGAAGAATTTCTTACTGCATGAATGACAACTTCCATTCTAAGGTCTTAAAAACAGTCAAAAACTTTCATTTGAAAGAGCTCACGGCCTGTGACAGTTCTGAGAGTATCTTCAAATCAGTTATGAGTGGGGTGCAAGCGATAATTGCCTACAAACCCTTTGCAAACAAAGAGTCTAGCCCAGAAGACGCCCAGGTTATATACGTGGATGTTTTTTTCATGCAATGA